One window from the genome of Spirosoma rhododendri encodes:
- a CDS encoding cytochrome P450, translated as MADQPPIPFHRGHFLFGSTFSLLRDSLGLLRQLQQQYGDQRVVRIKVGRRMITVLLKPEETKYVLQENNRNYGRGRSYKILREFLGDGLLTTDGDYWRRQRRLAQPAFHRQKLALLADTMIDEAVSWTSQLQRLDKTQPVDMSAALMEATLRIVTKTLFGSGLGDQTTRLSQALNDLNHIISQTVLNPLRLPNWVPTPANKSYINASGLVTDLITGIIRERRQSTGKHDDLLDMLLRATDEETGEGMTDAQLLSELVTLFTAGHETTAASMSWTLYLMATHPDVQARARAEALRTLGTRTRFSADDLRAMPYLTQIVNESLRLYPPAWAMSRLSLGPDQLGAYHLNADEGVLISPYLLHHDPASWPNPDQFDPNRFAPDRSADRHSYAFLPFGGGPRLCIGNQFALMEMVALLGQLLVTFELQPITSEPMLPRPLITLRSKQPIRLYLRDWPV; from the coding sequence ATGGCCGATCAACCACCCATTCCGTTCCACCGGGGCCACTTTTTGTTTGGTAGTACATTCTCCCTGCTGCGCGACTCGCTGGGTTTGCTCCGTCAGCTACAGCAACAGTACGGCGATCAGCGCGTGGTCCGAATAAAGGTCGGGCGACGCATGATAACGGTGTTGCTGAAGCCGGAGGAAACCAAATATGTATTGCAGGAAAACAACCGAAACTACGGGCGGGGCCGCTCGTACAAGATCCTGCGCGAGTTTCTGGGCGATGGTTTGCTAACGACCGACGGCGACTACTGGCGTCGGCAACGTCGGCTGGCGCAACCCGCTTTTCACCGGCAAAAGCTGGCCCTGCTGGCCGACACGATGATCGACGAAGCCGTTAGCTGGACCAGTCAATTACAGCGGCTGGACAAAACGCAACCCGTCGATATGTCGGCCGCGCTGATGGAGGCCACGTTGCGAATCGTTACGAAAACGCTGTTTGGCTCGGGGCTGGGCGACCAGACGACGCGTTTGTCGCAGGCGCTGAATGACCTGAACCATATTATCAGCCAAACCGTACTGAACCCGCTACGCCTGCCGAACTGGGTACCAACTCCCGCCAACAAGTCATACATCAACGCGTCTGGGCTGGTAACCGATCTGATAACGGGTATCATTCGGGAACGGCGGCAATCGACCGGTAAGCACGACGATCTGCTCGATATGCTGCTGCGGGCCACCGACGAGGAGACGGGCGAAGGCATGACCGACGCGCAGCTGCTGAGCGAACTCGTCACGCTGTTTACGGCGGGCCACGAAACCACGGCGGCCTCAATGAGCTGGACACTCTACCTGATGGCCACTCACCCCGACGTACAGGCCCGCGCCCGCGCCGAAGCCCTCCGAACACTCGGCACCCGCACCCGCTTCTCCGCCGACGACCTGCGCGCGATGCCGTATCTGACCCAGATCGTCAACGAATCACTCCGCCTGTACCCACCCGCCTGGGCGATGAGCCGACTGTCGCTGGGGCCGGATCAGTTGGGAGCGTACCATCTGAATGCTGACGAAGGTGTGCTGATTAGTCCCTATCTGCTGCACCACGATCCGGCCAGTTGGCCCAACCCCGATCAGTTTGACCCCAACCGCTTTGCACCAGACCGTTCGGCAGATCGACACAGCTATGCGTTCCTGCCGTTTGGCGGTGGCCCCCGGCTTTGTATCGGCAATCAGTTTGCCCTGATGGAAATGGTTGCCCTGCTGGGCCAACTGCTGGTCACATTCGAGTTGCAGCCTATTACCTCCGAACCCATGCTACCCCGGCCGCTAATTACGCTTCGCTCGAAACAACCGATCCGGCTTTACCTGCGTGATTGGCCAGTGTAG
- a CDS encoding SusC/RagA family TonB-linked outer membrane protein, translating into MFSFNYFNQQGTLINTYLKRYTIRSNSQYNIRENIRVGENLAFSVTDNPRVNALQEGSAIGMAFRQQPIIPVYDIAGNYAGGYGQGLGNANNPVAIQQRTSNNRGLGNRLFGNMYAEVDFLKNFTARTSFGGELFMGNFNSFAYPTYENQENTTTNSYTENTYSGNNWTWTNTVQYQQNFNNVHDLKILVGTEAYQNRGRNVGGNTQNYFSFDPNFTNLSTGAGTPTNYSNRYADALFSLIGRVDYSFKDRYLIGATVRRDGSSRFQNYQYGVFPAVSVGWRVSQESFMSGLTWLNDLKIRGGYGVMGNQLNVDPANAYTTYGGDRTSSYYAITGSNSANSLGFQRTRIGNPDARWEKNINANIGFDASLWKGKLDLTVDYYNKEVRDLLYTLELAGTAGLGTPPAINIARMRNHGLDIAASSTVDVSSDLRLTGTLTFTTYNNKIVSLAEGVDYFDQEGRRFNGSYIVRNAVGHSIGQFYGYKTAGFWNSQEEINAANTQAQQATGNPSAVYQNDVAVGRFRYADTNGDGQITDADRTYLGNPNPKFSYGLNLGATYKKFDFSIFFYGSQGNDIWNNVRWWTDFNANFQGAKSHTALYNSWTPENHDAKAPIQETVGSFSSANVPNSYFVENGSYLRAKNAQLGYTLPANTLKRLGIERMRVYVQSANLFTITKYSGLDPEIGTTSNTNNSAGGSLNQSFSNTTSFGIDEGVYPNQRQFLFGLNVTF; encoded by the coding sequence CTGTTCTCGTTCAACTACTTCAACCAGCAGGGTACGCTGATCAACACGTATCTGAAGCGCTACACGATCCGGTCGAACAGTCAGTACAACATCCGCGAGAATATTCGGGTGGGTGAAAATCTGGCCTTCTCGGTTACCGACAACCCGCGTGTCAACGCCTTGCAGGAAGGTAGTGCTATCGGTATGGCCTTCCGCCAGCAGCCGATCATTCCGGTCTACGACATTGCCGGCAACTACGCTGGCGGCTACGGACAGGGTCTGGGTAACGCCAACAACCCAGTCGCCATTCAGCAGCGTACCAGCAACAACCGGGGGCTGGGCAACCGTCTGTTCGGTAATATGTACGCCGAAGTTGATTTCCTGAAAAACTTCACGGCCCGCACCAGCTTCGGGGGTGAACTGTTTATGGGTAACTTCAACTCGTTTGCGTACCCGACCTACGAAAACCAGGAAAACACCACGACGAACTCGTACACGGAGAACACGTACAGCGGTAATAACTGGACCTGGACCAACACGGTGCAGTATCAGCAAAACTTCAACAACGTACACGATCTGAAAATCCTGGTGGGTACGGAAGCCTACCAGAACCGGGGCCGGAACGTGGGTGGTAACACGCAGAACTACTTCTCGTTCGACCCCAACTTCACCAACCTGTCGACGGGTGCGGGAACGCCGACCAACTACAGCAACCGCTACGCCGATGCGCTTTTCTCGCTGATCGGCCGGGTCGATTACAGCTTTAAAGACCGGTATCTGATCGGGGCAACCGTCCGGCGCGATGGGTCGAGCCGATTCCAGAACTACCAGTACGGTGTATTTCCAGCGGTGAGTGTGGGCTGGCGGGTGTCGCAGGAGTCGTTTATGAGCGGGCTGACCTGGCTGAACGATTTGAAAATTCGCGGGGGCTACGGCGTCATGGGTAACCAGCTGAACGTCGATCCGGCTAACGCCTACACAACCTACGGTGGCGACCGGACTTCGTCGTACTACGCCATCACGGGCTCGAATTCGGCCAACTCGCTCGGCTTCCAGCGTACCCGCATCGGTAACCCCGACGCGCGCTGGGAGAAAAACATCAACGCCAACATTGGTTTCGATGCCAGTCTGTGGAAAGGGAAACTCGACCTGACCGTCGACTATTACAACAAAGAAGTACGTGACCTGCTCTACACGCTCGAACTGGCGGGTACGGCCGGTCTGGGAACGCCCCCGGCGATCAACATCGCCCGGATGCGTAACCACGGTCTCGACATTGCCGCGTCGAGCACGGTCGACGTATCAAGCGATCTGCGCCTGACGGGTACACTGACCTTCACGACTTACAACAACAAGATCGTATCGCTGGCCGAAGGGGTCGATTACTTCGATCAGGAAGGTCGCCGGTTCAACGGTAGCTACATCGTGCGTAACGCTGTGGGCCATTCAATCGGACAGTTCTACGGCTACAAAACGGCGGGCTTCTGGAATTCGCAGGAAGAAATCAACGCAGCCAACACGCAGGCGCAGCAGGCCACCGGCAACCCGTCGGCCGTGTACCAGAACGACGTGGCTGTGGGTCGCTTCCGCTACGCCGATACCAACGGCGACGGACAAATCACCGACGCCGACCGGACGTACCTCGGCAACCCGAACCCGAAATTCAGCTATGGTCTGAACCTCGGCGCGACCTACAAGAAGTTCGATTTCAGCATCTTCTTCTACGGCTCGCAGGGCAACGACATCTGGAACAACGTACGCTGGTGGACCGATTTCAACGCCAACTTCCAGGGTGCCAAGAGCCATACGGCCCTGTACAATTCCTGGACGCCGGAAAATCACGACGCGAAAGCACCGATTCAGGAAACGGTCGGTTCGTTCAGCTCGGCCAACGTACCCAACTCGTACTTCGTGGAGAACGGTTCGTACCTGCGGGCGAAGAACGCCCAGCTTGGCTATACGCTGCCCGCCAACACGCTGAAGCGGCTGGGTATCGAGCGGATGCGGGTATACGTGCAGTCGGCCAACCTCTTTACGATTACCAAATACTCGGGTCTTGATCCCGAAATCGGCACGACGTCGAACACCAACAACAGCGCGGGCGGTAGTCTCAACCAGTCGTTCTCGAACACCACGTCGTTCGGTATCGATGAGGGCGTTTACCCCAACCAGCGCCAGTTCCTGTTCGGCCTGAATGTCACGTTTTAA
- a CDS encoding RagB/SusD family nutrient uptake outer membrane protein, which translates to MKLSHYMVAMLAVTAAGVTLDSCTKSLDIPAQGALSDEVLATQSGVDALLTGTYAALDGQYNNGSALNLAGTDGWQASPTNWTYGSIAGGDAHKGSDGSDQPAIDAIAKFTADPSNGFFNGKWRTVYEGVNRANSTLRLLAAATTISDADRVSFSAQARFLRAHYYFELKKMFNRVPWIDETIATPAASSQPNTEDIWPRIEADFQYAYDNLPTTQSDLGRVNKWAAASYLAKTYMYEKKYSQAKTLFDLITTQGVTTSGLKYVLTTRFHDNFDAATENNSEAVFAIQMVANDGTNTIASANQGDMLNFPYGNSPFRCCGFFQPSQDLANSYRTDATGLPLVDTYNSNPVKNDQGVASTQPFTPDAGNLDPRIDWTIGRRGLPYLDWGLHPGADWIRSPGQTYAGPYSPKKNIYMQSTQAQYADQHSWAPGTAINYNVIRYADVLLMAAEAEAQLGNLPQAQTYVNLVRARIANPVNFVYQYTNNANPLAGNSTTPAANYTVAAYPTGRFASLGKDGALKAIYFERKLELAMEGHRFFDLVRWGTAETTLNNYFTYESTITTDIRGGRFISGRSEYFPIPQRQIDLSRSGGTSSLTQNPGYN; encoded by the coding sequence ATGAAACTATCTCACTATATGGTGGCGATGCTGGCCGTTACGGCGGCTGGCGTTACGCTCGATTCCTGCACAAAGAGTCTGGATATTCCGGCGCAGGGGGCACTGAGCGATGAAGTACTGGCAACCCAAAGCGGGGTCGACGCGCTGCTGACGGGTACGTATGCCGCCCTCGACGGGCAATACAACAACGGCTCGGCCCTGAACCTGGCGGGTACCGATGGCTGGCAGGCATCGCCCACCAACTGGACCTACGGCAGCATCGCCGGGGGCGACGCCCACAAAGGCAGCGACGGTAGCGACCAACCGGCCATCGACGCCATCGCTAAATTCACGGCCGACCCCAGCAACGGCTTTTTCAACGGCAAATGGCGGACGGTCTACGAGGGCGTCAACCGGGCCAATTCGACACTCCGGCTGCTGGCTGCTGCAACGACAATTTCCGATGCCGACCGCGTCAGCTTTAGCGCGCAAGCCCGCTTTCTGCGCGCGCACTATTACTTCGAGCTGAAGAAGATGTTCAACCGGGTGCCGTGGATCGACGAAACCATCGCGACGCCAGCTGCCAGTTCGCAGCCCAACACTGAAGACATCTGGCCGCGTATTGAAGCCGATTTCCAGTATGCCTATGATAACCTGCCTACTACGCAATCGGATCTGGGCCGGGTCAACAAGTGGGCAGCGGCTTCTTATCTGGCCAAGACGTACATGTACGAGAAGAAGTACAGCCAGGCCAAGACGCTTTTTGACCTGATTACAACGCAGGGTGTAACGACCAGTGGCCTGAAATACGTCCTGACAACCCGCTTCCACGACAACTTCGACGCGGCTACGGAGAACAATTCCGAAGCAGTATTCGCGATTCAGATGGTTGCCAACGACGGTACGAACACCATCGCCAGCGCGAATCAGGGCGATATGCTCAACTTTCCGTACGGCAACAGTCCGTTCCGTTGCTGCGGCTTTTTCCAGCCGTCGCAGGATCTGGCCAACTCATACCGCACCGATGCCACCGGCCTGCCGCTCGTCGACACGTACAATAGCAACCCGGTGAAAAACGACCAGGGCGTCGCGTCGACACAGCCGTTTACCCCCGACGCCGGAAACCTCGACCCACGCATCGACTGGACGATTGGCCGCCGGGGCCTTCCTTATCTTGACTGGGGGCTGCACCCCGGTGCCGACTGGATTCGGAGTCCGGGCCAAACCTACGCTGGGCCGTATTCGCCAAAGAAAAACATCTACATGCAGTCGACGCAGGCACAGTACGCCGATCAGCATTCGTGGGCACCGGGCACGGCCATCAACTACAACGTCATCCGCTACGCCGACGTACTGCTGATGGCGGCCGAAGCGGAAGCGCAGTTGGGTAATCTGCCACAGGCGCAGACCTACGTCAATCTGGTACGGGCGCGGATAGCGAATCCGGTCAATTTCGTCTATCAGTACACCAACAACGCCAACCCGCTGGCCGGCAATTCGACTACGCCAGCCGCCAACTACACGGTAGCGGCTTACCCAACCGGCCGGTTCGCGAGCCTGGGTAAAGACGGTGCGTTGAAGGCGATCTATTTCGAACGTAAGCTCGAACTGGCGATGGAAGGTCACCGCTTCTTCGACCTGGTGCGCTGGGGTACGGCCGAAACGACGCTGAATAACTATTTCACCTACGAAAGCACGATCACGACCGACATCCGGGGTGGCCGGTTTATCTCGGGTCGTAGCGAGTACTTCCCCATCCCGCAGCGGCAGATCGACCTGAGCCGTTCCGGCGGCACATCGTCGCTGACCCAGAATCCGGGTTACAATTAA
- the metK gene encoding methionine adenosyltransferase gives MPYLFTSESVSEGHPDKVADQISDALIDNFLAFDPSSKVACETLVTTGQVVLAGEIKTDTYLDVQKIAREVIRKIGYTKSEYMFEANSCGVFSALHDQSADINQGVDRKVENNDFETLANAQGAGDQGMMFGYATSETDNYMPLPLDLAHAILREMSHIRNNESDLMPYLRPDAKSQVTIEYSDDDQPIRIDTIVVSTQHDDFADDETMLAKIREDVINIVIPRVKAKLKPELHGLFDADITYYINPTGKFVIGGPHGDTGLTGRKIIVDTYGGKGAHGGGAFSGKDPSKVDRSAAYATRHIAKNMVAAGLCDQVLVQVSYAIGVAKPCGLYVNTYGTSKVDMHDGAIAEKIAQIFDMRPYAIEQRLKLRNPIYSETAAYGHMGRKNEVVTKTFGSNGKTKEVEVELFTWEKLDFVDKVKEAFGL, from the coding sequence ATGCCATATTTATTCACGTCTGAGTCAGTATCAGAAGGGCATCCTGATAAGGTGGCCGATCAAATTTCTGACGCGTTAATTGATAACTTTCTTGCTTTTGACCCGTCCAGCAAGGTTGCCTGCGAAACGCTGGTAACGACCGGACAGGTTGTATTGGCCGGTGAAATCAAGACGGATACGTACCTCGACGTGCAGAAGATTGCCCGCGAAGTAATTCGCAAGATTGGGTATACGAAGAGCGAATACATGTTCGAAGCGAACTCGTGCGGTGTGTTTTCTGCCCTGCACGATCAGTCGGCTGACATCAATCAGGGTGTCGACCGGAAGGTGGAGAACAACGACTTTGAAACGCTGGCGAACGCACAGGGTGCTGGCGACCAAGGGATGATGTTCGGCTACGCGACCAGCGAAACCGACAACTATATGCCCTTGCCGCTCGATCTGGCGCACGCCATCCTGCGGGAAATGTCGCACATTCGTAACAACGAGTCTGATCTGATGCCGTATCTGCGCCCCGACGCCAAGTCGCAGGTAACGATCGAGTACTCAGACGACGATCAGCCAATTCGTATCGATACTATCGTGGTATCGACGCAGCACGACGATTTCGCCGACGATGAGACGATGCTGGCCAAGATTCGGGAAGACGTTATCAACATCGTGATTCCCCGCGTGAAGGCTAAACTAAAGCCTGAACTGCATGGTCTGTTCGACGCCGACATCACGTACTACATCAACCCAACGGGTAAGTTTGTCATCGGTGGACCGCACGGCGATACGGGGCTGACGGGCCGGAAGATTATCGTTGATACCTACGGCGGTAAAGGAGCGCATGGCGGTGGTGCTTTCTCGGGTAAAGACCCCTCGAAAGTTGACCGGTCGGCGGCTTACGCAACCCGGCACATTGCCAAGAATATGGTTGCTGCGGGCCTTTGCGATCAGGTGCTGGTGCAGGTATCATACGCGATCGGGGTTGCCAAGCCCTGCGGTCTGTACGTCAACACGTACGGTACGTCGAAGGTCGATATGCACGACGGCGCGATTGCTGAAAAGATCGCCCAGATTTTCGATATGCGTCCGTACGCTATCGAGCAGCGGCTGAAACTGCGGAATCCGATCTATTCGGAGACAGCCGCTTACGGACACATGGGCCGTAAAAATGAAGTGGTAACCAAAACATTCGGCTCGAACGGGAAAACCAAAGAAGTCGAAGTTGAACTCTTCACCTGGGAGAAACTTGATTTCGTCGATAAAGTAAAAGAAGCGTTTGGCCTGTAG
- a CDS encoding RNA polymerase sigma factor yields MKKTFTDEELVDRFIQSHEAADFAELYCRYSRKVYQSCIRYLEDSVEAQDQMQEVFFKVLKRLGGFRQEASFSTWLYTLTRNHCFTVRQQRDLRRHTLFSDTDLLETHHLPGLDGASLDDRWHHAEQTLNQLAGRDERILRDRYLLGKDIAVLADEHQVSISAIKMRLKRARDIAHRIHQRREL; encoded by the coding sequence ATGAAAAAGACTTTTACTGACGAAGAGTTGGTAGATCGGTTTATTCAATCGCACGAGGCTGCCGATTTTGCCGAACTCTACTGCCGCTACAGCCGCAAAGTGTACCAATCCTGCATCCGTTATCTGGAAGATTCCGTCGAAGCGCAGGACCAGATGCAGGAAGTGTTTTTTAAGGTGCTCAAACGGCTTGGTGGCTTTCGCCAGGAAGCGAGCTTTTCAACCTGGCTTTACACCCTCACCCGGAATCATTGTTTTACCGTTCGTCAGCAGCGCGATTTGCGTCGGCATACGCTGTTCAGCGATACGGATCTGCTCGAAACGCATCACCTGCCGGGGCTGGATGGGGCATCGCTCGACGACCGCTGGCATCATGCCGAACAGACGCTGAATCAGCTCGCGGGGCGCGATGAGCGAATCCTTCGCGATCGATATCTGCTCGGTAAAGACATTGCCGTGCTGGCCGATGAACATCAGGTCAGTATCAGCGCTATAAAGATGCGGCTGAAGCGCGCGCGCGACATTGCGCACCGCATCCACCAACGGCGGGAACTGTAA
- a CDS encoding HPF/RaiA family ribosome-associated protein yields MRLKMHAVRFTADQSLFDFIQAKLNKLDTFHDHIVSGEVFLKLEGADSNKVKEKIIEVRLMLPGKEIFVKENDKSFEAATDRVLEVLKDKLVRCKQKRNDFSSQAIVDEKARMQADETVDVDDL; encoded by the coding sequence ATGAGACTAAAAATGCACGCCGTACGCTTCACGGCCGATCAGAGCCTGTTCGATTTTATCCAGGCTAAGCTGAATAAGCTCGACACCTTTCACGACCACATTGTTAGTGGTGAGGTGTTTCTCAAACTCGAAGGAGCCGACTCCAACAAGGTCAAAGAGAAAATCATCGAAGTCCGGTTAATGCTGCCGGGTAAAGAGATTTTCGTCAAAGAAAACGACAAAAGCTTCGAGGCCGCCACGGATCGGGTACTCGAAGTACTGAAAGATAAACTGGTGCGCTGTAAACAGAAACGCAACGACTTTTCGAGTCAGGCAATTGTGGATGAAAAAGCCCGTATGCAGGCCGACGAGACGGTGGACGTCGATGATTTATAA
- a CDS encoding TonB-dependent receptor plug domain-containing protein codes for MTNRIQMQHRLLRFMRTSCYLFLVVTAFATVVRANDGYSQELLNRRVSLDPADRPLEQVISQLSKQANVKFMYNPRIFSTQKVRTVAVANEKLSTVLDQLLAPAQISYEVDGKTIILKRIAITTPTTGAATTTSIRPNGEKSVPPITVTGRVLDEKGTGLPGATVLVKGTANVGTATDAEGRYTLNVPDGNGTLVISSISYTSQEIPINNRTTIPDVQLASDVKSLNEVVVVGYGTQRKKDLTGAVAVVNVAELQQQPTAQITNQLQGRASGVTVLGSGQPGEAPQVRIRGLNTFGNNQPLYVVDGVPTQNINDINPNDVASMQVLKDAGSASIYGSRAANGVIIITTRRGTGKVKVQYDAYYGMQFPKGGNVWDLLNPQETAQLKFNALRNANPNAVINDPLYGSGATPTLPDYIAPQGAKEGDPSVDPSRYNVNPNYTSPEQYNSFYRITRANKTGTDWFHEIFKPAPITSHNLAVSGAVRRATTCSRSTTSTSRVR; via the coding sequence ATGACAAATCGAATACAAATGCAGCACCGGCTGCTCAGATTCATGCGGACAAGCTGCTATCTGTTTTTAGTCGTGACTGCCTTCGCCACCGTGGTCCGGGCGAACGACGGCTACAGTCAGGAATTACTCAACCGGCGCGTCAGCCTCGACCCGGCCGACCGCCCACTGGAGCAGGTTATCAGTCAGCTTAGCAAGCAGGCCAACGTAAAATTCATGTACAACCCGCGCATCTTCAGTACGCAGAAAGTGCGGACGGTGGCGGTAGCTAATGAGAAACTCTCGACCGTACTCGATCAGCTGCTGGCCCCCGCCCAGATCAGCTACGAAGTCGACGGGAAAACAATTATTCTGAAGCGTATTGCCATCACAACGCCCACTACCGGTGCGGCCACAACCACGTCGATACGCCCAAACGGCGAAAAATCCGTCCCGCCAATCACCGTCACGGGCCGGGTTCTCGATGAAAAAGGCACGGGCCTGCCCGGCGCAACGGTACTGGTGAAAGGCACGGCCAACGTGGGTACCGCTACCGATGCCGAGGGTCGCTACACGCTCAACGTGCCCGACGGTAACGGTACGCTGGTCATTTCGTCGATCAGCTATACGTCGCAAGAGATCCCGATCAACAACCGGACAACCATCCCCGATGTGCAGCTGGCGTCTGACGTGAAATCGTTGAATGAAGTCGTCGTGGTTGGCTATGGTACACAGCGTAAGAAAGACCTGACGGGCGCGGTTGCCGTGGTCAACGTCGCGGAATTGCAGCAGCAGCCAACGGCGCAGATCACCAATCAGTTGCAGGGCCGAGCATCGGGTGTAACGGTGCTGGGTTCGGGACAGCCGGGCGAAGCACCGCAGGTTCGTATTCGGGGTCTGAATACCTTCGGCAACAACCAGCCGCTGTACGTTGTCGATGGCGTGCCGACGCAGAACATCAACGACATCAACCCCAACGACGTAGCGTCGATGCAGGTATTGAAGGATGCGGGCTCAGCGTCGATCTACGGGTCGCGGGCGGCAAACGGGGTCATCATCATCACGACCCGGCGCGGTACCGGCAAGGTAAAAGTGCAGTACGATGCCTATTACGGTATGCAGTTTCCGAAAGGCGGCAACGTCTGGGATCTGCTGAATCCGCAGGAAACAGCGCAACTGAAGTTCAACGCGCTGCGCAACGCCAACCCCAACGCGGTCATCAACGACCCGCTCTACGGCAGTGGCGCGACGCCAACCCTACCCGACTACATCGCGCCACAGGGAGCCAAAGAAGGCGATCCGTCGGTCGACCCATCGCGGTATAACGTCAACCCGAACTATACCAGTCCTGAGCAGTACAACTCGTTTTACCGGATCACCCGCGCCAACAAGACGGGCACCGACTGGTTCCACGAGATTTTCAAACCAGCGCCGATCACGAGCCATAACCTGGCCGTTAGTGGGGCGGTCCGCAGGGCAACTACCTGTTCTCGTTCAACTACTTCAACCAGCAGGGTACGCTGA
- a CDS encoding FG-GAP repeat domain-containing protein, whose product MFKPTILYTLAILGLLTGCQSSSETTNATVGDPVATEGEALAKQYCGSCHLPVSPAMLDKTTWKNQVLPAMAPKLGLEVWQKTHYFRPASASISQTDWDKLRTYYETLAPDSLHPASDQTKSADDWAGFSLLKPGESTGNTATTTMVAFDPAQQQVYSSNETDAGLYRWGRNLKPERLRTLPSPAVQARFINDNSKPERIALTCIGTMLAVDQPAGQLIELAPDQANDPTVLTQQLPRPIESTPGDFNHDGLTDWLVCGFGHNMGGLYLLRQRPDHQFDKQVIRNVAGATQVITGDFNRDGWLDCMALFAHADEGIWLFTNDQHGGFTERMVLRFPPVYGSTSFQLIDMNRDGRLDIIYTAGDNSDYSRILKPYHGIYIFLNDGHDQYKQQTFLPLNGCTKAVAADFDKDGDLDIAAIAFFADLGPASPQTFVYYEGQPAQTFRRHHLPISQYGRWICMDVNDWDHDGNLDIALGNFSRGFLNSPAYKPTYDSYLPLIVLQNNAH is encoded by the coding sequence ATGTTTAAACCCACCATCCTATACACGTTGGCCATACTCGGGTTGCTCACAGGCTGTCAGTCGAGTAGTGAAACGACAAACGCGACAGTCGGCGACCCCGTGGCAACCGAGGGGGAAGCGCTGGCGAAGCAATATTGCGGCTCCTGTCATCTGCCCGTTTCACCCGCGATGCTGGATAAGACGACCTGGAAAAATCAGGTGCTTCCCGCAATGGCGCCAAAGCTGGGGCTGGAAGTCTGGCAGAAAACGCACTACTTCCGCCCGGCCAGTGCCAGCATTTCGCAAACCGATTGGGATAAACTGCGGACGTACTACGAAACACTGGCCCCGGACAGTTTGCACCCGGCCAGCGATCAAACCAAATCGGCTGACGACTGGGCGGGTTTCTCCCTGCTGAAACCCGGTGAATCGACGGGTAACACGGCTACCACCACCATGGTCGCGTTTGACCCGGCACAGCAGCAGGTGTATTCCAGCAACGAAACCGACGCGGGTCTGTACCGCTGGGGCAGGAATCTGAAACCCGAACGCCTACGCACGCTGCCCTCTCCAGCCGTGCAGGCTCGCTTTATCAACGACAACAGCAAGCCCGAGCGGATAGCACTAACCTGCATCGGTACCATGCTGGCCGTCGATCAGCCAGCTGGTCAACTCATTGAACTTGCACCCGATCAGGCCAATGACCCCACTGTACTGACGCAGCAACTCCCCCGCCCCATCGAATCGACGCCGGGCGACTTCAACCACGACGGTCTGACGGATTGGCTCGTCTGCGGATTCGGGCATAACATGGGGGGTTTGTATCTGCTGCGCCAACGTCCCGACCATCAGTTCGACAAACAGGTTATTCGTAACGTCGCTGGCGCGACACAGGTCATCACCGGCGATTTTAACCGCGATGGCTGGCTCGACTGTATGGCGTTGTTTGCTCACGCCGACGAGGGCATCTGGCTATTTACCAATGATCAGCACGGTGGCTTTACAGAACGCATGGTGTTGCGTTTCCCGCCCGTCTACGGCTCGACTAGTTTTCAACTTATCGACATGAACCGCGATGGTCGGCTCGACATCATCTACACAGCGGGTGATAACAGCGACTATTCACGTATTCTCAAACCCTATCACGGCATTTACATATTCCTGAACGACGGGCACGATCAGTACAAACAGCAAACGTTTCTGCCCCTCAATGGTTGCACAAAGGCCGTGGCCGCTGATTTCGACAAAGACGGTGATCTGGACATTGCCGCCATTGCGTTCTTCGCCGATTTAGGCCCGGCATCGCCCCAAACGTTCGTGTATTACGAAGGTCAACCGGCACAAACCTTCCGGCGGCATCATCTCCCGATCAGCCAATACGGACGGTGGATTTGCATGGACGTTAACGACTGGGACCACGACGGCAATCTGGACATTGCGTTGGGTAACTTCAGTCGCGGCTTTCTGAATTCCCCCGCTTACAAGCCTACCTACGACAGCTATCTGCCCTTGATTGTGTTGCAAAACAACGCGCATTGA